Genomic window (Streptomyces sp. RerS4):
CGACGTCCGATCCGCCCCGCAGGCCGCCGCGCTCACGGCCGCCGTCGGGGCCGGAGAGCTCGCCCGCCGCACCGGAAGCGTTCCGACAGCCGCCTTCACGGCCACCAAGTGGGCCTGGCTGCGGGCGAACGAGCCTGCCGTCGCCGACCGCGTCACCGCGGTCCGGCTTCCCCACGACTTCCTGACGGAGCGGCTGACCGGCGAGGCGGTGACGGACCGCGGTGACGCCTCGGGAACCGGCTGGTGGGGCCCGGACGGCTACGACCGGGAGGTCCTCGCCCGGATCGGACTCGACTCCGAGCTGCTGCCGGAGGTCCTCCCGCCGGGCGCCCGGACGGGCCTCGTCCGCGCCGGGACGCCCCTGCGCGAGGGCGCGCTGGTGGCCACCGGGACCGGGGACAACATGGCCGCCGCCCTCGGGCTGGGCTTGACCCCCGGACGTCCGGTGCTGAGCCTCGGCACCTCCGGCACCGTCTACGCCGTCGGCCGCACCCGGCCCGCCGACCCGGGCGGAACCGTCGCCGGCTTCGCCGATGCCCTCGGCGGTTGGCTTCCGCTCGCCTGCACGCTCAACTGCACACTCGCCGTCGACCGCTTCGCCGCGCTCGTCGGCCGCGACCGCGAGGACGTCGAAGGAGGCGGCACGGTGGTGGTACTTCCCCATCTGGACGGTGAGCGCACTCCCGACCTCCCGTACGCGTCCGGCCTGGTCCACGGCCTGCGCCACGACACCACGCCGGGACAGCTCCTCCAAGCCGCCTACGACGGCGCCGCCCAAGCCCTGCTCGCGGCGCTGGAGGACGTGCTGCGCGCCGGGGGCGAGAACCCCGCCCCCGACGAGCCCCTGACGCTGATCGGCGGCGGAGCCCGCGGCGGGGCCTGGCAGCGGACCGTCCTGCGGCTGTCCGGCCGAGCGGTGCAGGTGCCCGAGGCCCGGGAACCGGTCGCGCTCGGGGCCGCCGCCCAGGCCGCCGCACTGCTCACGGGTGAGCCCGCCGACGCCGTCGCCCGGCGCTGGGGGACTGCCGAAGGCCGGGTACTGGAGCCCGTACCCCGTGACGACGACACGCTCGAACGGATCACCAGTACGCTGCGGCGGGCACGGGCCCTGCAGGAGGCCCCGCCCGCACGAC
Coding sequences:
- the xylB gene encoding xylulokinase, yielding MSAQRVVIGVDSSTQSTKALAVDIDTGAVVGEGRAAHTVSEGAGRESDPEQWWRAFGEAVARTGCADRAAAVSIAGQQHGLVTLDAAGRPVRPALLWNDVRSAPQAAALTAAVGAGELARRTGSVPTAAFTATKWAWLRANEPAVADRVTAVRLPHDFLTERLTGEAVTDRGDASGTGWWGPDGYDREVLARIGLDSELLPEVLPPGARTGLVRAGTPLREGALVATGTGDNMAAALGLGLTPGRPVLSLGTSGTVYAVGRTRPADPGGTVAGFADALGGWLPLACTLNCTLAVDRFAALVGRDREDVEGGGTVVVLPHLDGERTPDLPYASGLVHGLRHDTTPGQLLQAAYDGAAQALLAALEDVLRAGGENPAPDEPLTLIGGGARGGAWQRTVLRLSGRAVQVPEAREPVALGAAAQAAALLTGEPADAVARRWGTAEGRVLEPVPRDDDTLERITSTLRRARALQEAPPARR